In Tenebrio molitor chromosome 8, icTenMoli1.1, whole genome shotgun sequence, a genomic segment contains:
- the LOC138136514 gene encoding adenomatous polyposis coli protein-like isoform X6 → MMGITNAFSSLGINEREGPKENSRGNTIPKQYSTMSLPNLSSQRPQVYHRFMRPKYSRIICDDEIESSEQPVDFSKKYCETKLLANESKTLKNSSGSGTFNKVVKSYNSTFTMYAETDLDQPTDYSLRYAEDDSDSEQCNKISKSETTEFVQDTIKTYCTEDTPYETPFNFSTSTSMSDLRIDEKGGAGGKLETESKPVFSKSIETAHQSKIKSEFSSGLMSPEKPVNYCDEGTPGYFSRVDSCGSLNSMPASDPPKQELKEQNLEEGEKNKGPRRMGKFPSETTKAVKFEEVVNYAEETPLMFSRSSSLASLDSIEQHSIHDDRSSVVSDFSRLTSGLISPSELPDSPSQTVPPSPRPAKSPVVFPPSKRKTRELPQIAQDAPKLSVFEDVVTKFKVESTPLHLSAATSLSSLIDPDEIDSKGHHNCRPLGEGVSQIKNETNNLDINHDLSESSEDEDILAACINIGMQNNRYSQPPPNEAPSTSYQFKHPEIGDLANARPALKKPPQQLSIPIEVDQGGPLQKSDITCDSLRTYCTEDTPAVLSHAGSQSDLSVLSINPEENKIESKAVAVTDLSMLQQSSVGKESEEGPSDVKESDDLNISLELGEAESNHLRRSPFSSLSDDSDESEQALLQECILAGMPKSNSSPVPAIPDPSEIPNDPNLLQNEIIESEPSDDEDDANILENCINIGMTSNRYSQSKPGTEYQFQKMSVAPKISDLANDCVRSYYTEDTPALLSHAGSHSDLSVLSVNGENGTVKDYFSDINSNFSDDDEEEDEKLLDECVRFGMAKIAEAAKVDKNSVQTSSYQTEGASGSQHQDKAEANYSESPDDSESISSLSDDSYESEQALLQQCIQAGMPARPRPVQNESADLTPAEKALLQQCILEGMKKCRISPKKPPEDDTSELTEADQALLRQCILSGMPKNRNLTLGGPSGSRDSAELTESERSLLQQCIAAGMPKSRNGRKPQWMRRPKEERAEHTCCIHCPRNNQNRAMSRPKTKKRNKDKVQVRESREILYVTGQIFALRKDVVEKSRQEWI, encoded by the exons ATGATGGGTATAACAAACGCCTTTTCAAGTTTAGGGATAAACGAGAGGGAGGGGCCTAAGGAGAACTCACGAGGTAACACAATTCCAAAACAATACAGCACCATGAGTCTTCCGAATCTGTCATCACAAAGGCCTCAAGTTTATCACAGATTCATGCGCCCCAAATACTCGCGAATTATTTGCGACGACGAGATCGAGTCTAGCGAACAACCGGTCGACTTTAGTAAAAAGTATTGTGAGACAAAACTGCTCGCGAATGAATCGAAAACACTGAAAAACAGTAGCGGCAGTGGAACGTTCAATAAAGTGGTGAAAAGTTACAACAGCACGTTTACAATGTACGCAGAAACTGATTTAGATCAACCGACGGACTACTCGCTGAGGTACGCAGAGGACGACTCCGATTCGGAGCAGTGCaataaaatatcgaaaagCGAAACTACGGAATTTGTGCAAGACACTATCAAAACGTACTGCACCGAAGATACGCCCTACGAAACCCCTTTCAATTTCTCAACGTCCACCTCAATGTCGGACTTGAGAATCGACGAGAAAGGGGGCGCCGGTGGCAAGTTAGAGACCGAGTCGAAACCTGTGTTCTCCAAGTCAATAGAGACTGCGCACCAGAGCAAAATCAAATCAGAGTTCAGCTCTGGGTTGATGTCTCCGGAGAAACCCGTCAATTATTGCGACGAGGGTACTCCTGGGTACTTCTCGAGGGTGGACAGTTGCGGCTCGCTGAACTCCATGCCGGCGAGCGACCCGCCGAAGCAAGAACTCAAAGAACAAAACTTGGAGGAGGGGGAGAAAAATAAAGGCCCCAGGAGGATGGGCAAGTTTCCGTCGGAAACCACCAAAGCGGTAAAATTCGAAGAGGTGGTGAATTACGCCGAAGAGACGCCTCTGATGTTTTCCCGGTCGAGTTCTCTAGCCTCGCTGGACAGTATCGAGCAGCACTCCATACACGACGACCGCAGTTCGGTGGTGTCCGACTTCAGTCGGCTGACCAGCGGTCTGATCTCGCCGAGCGAGTTGCCAGACTCGCCGTCACAAACGGTGCCCCCCAGTCCCAGGCCCGCGAAGAGCCCTGTGGTCTTTCCCCCCTCGAAGAGGAAGACCAGGGAGTTGCCCCAGATCGCCCAGGATGCGCCAAAACTGAGCGTTTTCGAGGACGTGGTGACGAAATTCAAGGTGGAGAGCACACCTCTGCACCTCTCCGCGGCGACGAGTCTCAGCAGTTTGATCGATCCCGACGAGATCGACTCGAAGGGGCACCACAATTGTCGCCCATTGGGCGAAGGTGTCAGCCAGATAAAGAACGAGACGAATAATTTGGACATAAATCATGATTTGAGCGAGAGCTCGGAAGATGAGGATATCTTGGCGGCGTGCATTAACATCGGGATGCAAAATAACAG GTACAGTCAGCCCCCGCCAAACGAAGCCCCATCGACCAGCTACCAGTTCAAACACCCGGAAATCGGCGACCTCGCTAATGCAAGACCCGCTTTGAAGAAGCCCCCTCAACAGTTATCGATTCCGATTGAGGTGGATCAAGGTGGTCCTTTGCAAAAGTCGGATATAACGTGTGACTCGTTGAGGACTTACTGTACTGAAGACACACCAGCGGTGTTGAGTCACGCTGGGTCCCAGTCGGATCTCAGCGTTCTCTCGATTAATCCCGAggagaataaaattgaaagtaAAGCTGTTGCGGTCACAGATTTGAGTATGTTGCAACAGTCGAG TGTTGGGAAAGAGAGTGAAGAGGGACCGTCCGATGTCAAGGAGAGCG ACGACTTGAACATTTCGCTGGAGCTGGGAGAAGCCGAAAGTAACCACTTACGTCGCTCTCCATTTTCGTCTTTGAGCGACGACTCCGACGAGTCAGAACAAGCCCTCCTGCAAGAGTGCATCCTAGCAGGAATGCCCAAAAGCAACAGCTCCCCCGTACCCGCCATCCCAGACCCGTCCGAAATTCCAAACGATCCAAACCTGCTACAAAACGAAATCATCGAAAGCGAACCCTCAGACGACGAGGACGACGCCAACATCTTAGAGAATTGCATCAACATCGGAATGACGAGCAACCG TTACAGCCAGTCGAAACCCGGCACGGAGTACcagtttcaaaaaatgtccgTCGCCCCCAAGATCAGCGATCTGGCGAACGATTGTGTCCGGAGCTACTACACTGAAGACACTCCCGCGCTCTTGAGCCACGCTGGATCGCATTCGGATCTGAGCGTTCTCTCGGTGAACGGTGAAAACGGTACGGTCAAGGATTACTTTTCCGACATCAACAGCAACTTCTCTGATGATGACGAAGAAGAAGACGAGAAGTTGTTGGACGAGTGTGTTAGGTTTGGGATGGCGAAAATCGCGGAGGCGGCGAAAGTCGATAAAAA CAGTGTTCAGACGTCGAGTTATCAGACTGAGGGGGCCTCAGGGTCGCAGCACCAAGACAAAG CCGAGGCGAATTATTCGGAGAGCCCCGACGACTCCGAGTCGATCTCGTCCCTCAGCGACGACTCCTACGAGTCCGAGCAAGCCCTGTTGCAGCAGTGCATCCAGGCCGGCATGCCCGCGCGCCCCAGACCCGTCCAGAACGAATCCGCAGATCTCACCCCCGCGGAGAAGGCCCTGCTGCAGCAGTGCATCCTCGAGGGAATGAAGAAGTGCCGCATCAGCCCCAAGAAACCTCCCGAAGACGACACCTCCGAACTGACCGAAGCCGACCAAGCCCTCCTGCGCCAGTGCATCCTATCAGGGATGCCCAAAAACAGAAATCTGACGTTGGGGGGTCCGTCGGGGTCGCGCGACTCCGCCGAATTGACCGAGTCGGAGCGGTCGCTCTTGCAGCAGTGCATCGCGGCCGGCATGCCCAAGAGTCGCAACGGGAGGAAGCCCCAATGGATGCGGCGGCCGAAGGAGGAAAGGGCGGAGCACACTTGCTGCATTCATTGCCCCAGAAACAACCAGAACAGGGCGATGTCGAGGCCCAAGACGAAGAAGAGGAACAAGGACAAGGTGCAGGTCAGGGAGAGTCGCGAGATTTTGTACGTGACGGGGCAGATTTTCGCCCTGAGGAAGGACGTCGTGGAGAAGTCGCGACAGGAGTGGATCTAA
- the LOC138136514 gene encoding adenomatous polyposis coli protein-like isoform X4 gives MMGITNAFSSLGINEREGPKENSRGNTIPKQYSTMSLPNLSSQRPQVYHRFMRPKYSRIICDDEIESSEQPVDFSKKYCETKLLANESKTLKNSSGSGTFNKVVKSYNSTFTMYAETDLDQPTDYSLRYAEDDSDSEQCNKISKSETTEFVQDTIKTYCTEDTPYETPFNFSTSTSMSDLRIDEKGGAGGKLETESKPVFSKSIETAHQSKIKSEFSSGLMSPEKPVNYCDEGTPGYFSRVDSCGSLNSMPASDPPKQELKEQNLEEGEKNKGPRRMGKFPSETTKAVKFEEVVNYAEETPLMFSRSSSLASLDSIEQHSIHDDRSSVVSDFSRLTSGLISPSELPDSPSQTVPPSPRPAKSPVVFPPSKRKTRELPQIAQDAPKLSVFEDVVTKFKVESTPLHLSAATSLSSLIDPDEIDSKGHHNCRPLGEGVSQIKNETNNLDINHDLSESSEDEDILAACINIGMQNNRYSQPPPNEAPSTSYQFKHPEIGDLANARPALKKPPQQLSIPIEVDQGGPLQKSDITCDSLRTYCTEDTPAVLSHAGSQSDLSVLSINPEENKIESKAVAVTDLSMLQQSSVGKESEEGPSDVKESDDLNISLELGEAESNHLRRSPFSSLSDDSDESEQALLQECILAGMPKSNSSPVPAIPDPSEIPNDPNLLQNEIIESEPSDDEDDANILENCINIGMTSNRYSQSKPGTEYQFQKMSVAPKISDLANDCVRSYYTEDTPALLSHAGSHSDLSVLSVNGENGTVKDYFSDINSNFSDDDEEEDEKLLDECVRFGMAKIAEAAKVDKNSVQTSSYQTEGASGSQHQDKVFVAEANYSESPDDSESISSLSDDSYESEQALLQQCIQAGMPARPRPVQNESADLTPAEKALLQQCILEGMKKCRISPKKPPEDDTSELTEADQALLRQCILSGMPKNRNLTLGGPSGSRDSAELTESERSLLQQCIAAGMPKSRNGRKPQWMRRPKEERAEHTCCIHCPRNNQNRAMSRPKTKKRNKDKVQVRESREILYVTGQIFALRKDVVEKSRQEWI, from the exons ATGATGGGTATAACAAACGCCTTTTCAAGTTTAGGGATAAACGAGAGGGAGGGGCCTAAGGAGAACTCACGAGGTAACACAATTCCAAAACAATACAGCACCATGAGTCTTCCGAATCTGTCATCACAAAGGCCTCAAGTTTATCACAGATTCATGCGCCCCAAATACTCGCGAATTATTTGCGACGACGAGATCGAGTCTAGCGAACAACCGGTCGACTTTAGTAAAAAGTATTGTGAGACAAAACTGCTCGCGAATGAATCGAAAACACTGAAAAACAGTAGCGGCAGTGGAACGTTCAATAAAGTGGTGAAAAGTTACAACAGCACGTTTACAATGTACGCAGAAACTGATTTAGATCAACCGACGGACTACTCGCTGAGGTACGCAGAGGACGACTCCGATTCGGAGCAGTGCaataaaatatcgaaaagCGAAACTACGGAATTTGTGCAAGACACTATCAAAACGTACTGCACCGAAGATACGCCCTACGAAACCCCTTTCAATTTCTCAACGTCCACCTCAATGTCGGACTTGAGAATCGACGAGAAAGGGGGCGCCGGTGGCAAGTTAGAGACCGAGTCGAAACCTGTGTTCTCCAAGTCAATAGAGACTGCGCACCAGAGCAAAATCAAATCAGAGTTCAGCTCTGGGTTGATGTCTCCGGAGAAACCCGTCAATTATTGCGACGAGGGTACTCCTGGGTACTTCTCGAGGGTGGACAGTTGCGGCTCGCTGAACTCCATGCCGGCGAGCGACCCGCCGAAGCAAGAACTCAAAGAACAAAACTTGGAGGAGGGGGAGAAAAATAAAGGCCCCAGGAGGATGGGCAAGTTTCCGTCGGAAACCACCAAAGCGGTAAAATTCGAAGAGGTGGTGAATTACGCCGAAGAGACGCCTCTGATGTTTTCCCGGTCGAGTTCTCTAGCCTCGCTGGACAGTATCGAGCAGCACTCCATACACGACGACCGCAGTTCGGTGGTGTCCGACTTCAGTCGGCTGACCAGCGGTCTGATCTCGCCGAGCGAGTTGCCAGACTCGCCGTCACAAACGGTGCCCCCCAGTCCCAGGCCCGCGAAGAGCCCTGTGGTCTTTCCCCCCTCGAAGAGGAAGACCAGGGAGTTGCCCCAGATCGCCCAGGATGCGCCAAAACTGAGCGTTTTCGAGGACGTGGTGACGAAATTCAAGGTGGAGAGCACACCTCTGCACCTCTCCGCGGCGACGAGTCTCAGCAGTTTGATCGATCCCGACGAGATCGACTCGAAGGGGCACCACAATTGTCGCCCATTGGGCGAAGGTGTCAGCCAGATAAAGAACGAGACGAATAATTTGGACATAAATCATGATTTGAGCGAGAGCTCGGAAGATGAGGATATCTTGGCGGCGTGCATTAACATCGGGATGCAAAATAACAG GTACAGTCAGCCCCCGCCAAACGAAGCCCCATCGACCAGCTACCAGTTCAAACACCCGGAAATCGGCGACCTCGCTAATGCAAGACCCGCTTTGAAGAAGCCCCCTCAACAGTTATCGATTCCGATTGAGGTGGATCAAGGTGGTCCTTTGCAAAAGTCGGATATAACGTGTGACTCGTTGAGGACTTACTGTACTGAAGACACACCAGCGGTGTTGAGTCACGCTGGGTCCCAGTCGGATCTCAGCGTTCTCTCGATTAATCCCGAggagaataaaattgaaagtaAAGCTGTTGCGGTCACAGATTTGAGTATGTTGCAACAGTCGAG TGTTGGGAAAGAGAGTGAAGAGGGACCGTCCGATGTCAAGGAGAGCG ACGACTTGAACATTTCGCTGGAGCTGGGAGAAGCCGAAAGTAACCACTTACGTCGCTCTCCATTTTCGTCTTTGAGCGACGACTCCGACGAGTCAGAACAAGCCCTCCTGCAAGAGTGCATCCTAGCAGGAATGCCCAAAAGCAACAGCTCCCCCGTACCCGCCATCCCAGACCCGTCCGAAATTCCAAACGATCCAAACCTGCTACAAAACGAAATCATCGAAAGCGAACCCTCAGACGACGAGGACGACGCCAACATCTTAGAGAATTGCATCAACATCGGAATGACGAGCAACCG TTACAGCCAGTCGAAACCCGGCACGGAGTACcagtttcaaaaaatgtccgTCGCCCCCAAGATCAGCGATCTGGCGAACGATTGTGTCCGGAGCTACTACACTGAAGACACTCCCGCGCTCTTGAGCCACGCTGGATCGCATTCGGATCTGAGCGTTCTCTCGGTGAACGGTGAAAACGGTACGGTCAAGGATTACTTTTCCGACATCAACAGCAACTTCTCTGATGATGACGAAGAAGAAGACGAGAAGTTGTTGGACGAGTGTGTTAGGTTTGGGATGGCGAAAATCGCGGAGGCGGCGAAAGTCGATAAAAA CAGTGTTCAGACGTCGAGTTATCAGACTGAGGGGGCCTCAGGGTCGCAGCACCAAGACAAAG TTTTCGTAGCCGAGGCGAATTATTCGGAGAGCCCCGACGACTCCGAGTCGATCTCGTCCCTCAGCGACGACTCCTACGAGTCCGAGCAAGCCCTGTTGCAGCAGTGCATCCAGGCCGGCATGCCCGCGCGCCCCAGACCCGTCCAGAACGAATCCGCAGATCTCACCCCCGCGGAGAAGGCCCTGCTGCAGCAGTGCATCCTCGAGGGAATGAAGAAGTGCCGCATCAGCCCCAAGAAACCTCCCGAAGACGACACCTCCGAACTGACCGAAGCCGACCAAGCCCTCCTGCGCCAGTGCATCCTATCAGGGATGCCCAAAAACAGAAATCTGACGTTGGGGGGTCCGTCGGGGTCGCGCGACTCCGCCGAATTGACCGAGTCGGAGCGGTCGCTCTTGCAGCAGTGCATCGCGGCCGGCATGCCCAAGAGTCGCAACGGGAGGAAGCCCCAATGGATGCGGCGGCCGAAGGAGGAAAGGGCGGAGCACACTTGCTGCATTCATTGCCCCAGAAACAACCAGAACAGGGCGATGTCGAGGCCCAAGACGAAGAAGAGGAACAAGGACAAGGTGCAGGTCAGGGAGAGTCGCGAGATTTTGTACGTGACGGGGCAGATTTTCGCCCTGAGGAAGGACGTCGTGGAGAAGTCGCGACAGGAGTGGATCTAA
- the LOC138136514 gene encoding adenomatous polyposis coli homolog isoform X3: MMGITNAFSSLGINEREGPKENSRGNTIPKQYSTMSLPNLSSQRPQVYHRFMRPKYSRIICDDEIESSEQPVDFSKKYCETKLLANESKTLKNSSGSGTFNKVVKSYNSTFTMYAETDLDQPTDYSLRYAEDDSDSEQCNKISKSETTEFVQDTIKTYCTEDTPYETPFNFSTSTSMSDLRIDEKGGAGGKLETESKPVFSKSIETAHQSKIKSEFSSGLMSPEKPVNYCDEGTPGYFSRVDSCGSLNSMPASDPPKQELKEQNLEEGEKNKGPRRMGKFPSETTKAVKFEEVVNYAEETPLMFSRSSSLASLDSIEQHSIHDDRSSVVSDFSRLTSGLISPSELPDSPSQTVPPSPRPAKSPVVFPPSKRKTRELPQIAQDAPKLSVFEDVVTKFKVESTPLHLSAATSLSSLIDPDEIDSKGHHNCRPLGEGVSQIKNETNNLDINHDLSESSEDEDILAACINIGMQNNRYSQPPPNEAPSTSYQFKHPEIGDLANARPALKKPPQQLSIPIEVDQGGPLQKSDITCDSLRTYCTEDTPAVLSHAGSQSDLSVLSINPEENKIESKAVAVTDLSMLQQSSVGKESEEGPSDVKESDDLNISLELGEAESNHLRRSPFSSLSDDSDESEQALLQECILAGMPKSNSSPVPAIPDPSEIPNDPNLLQNEIIESEPSDDEDDANILENCINIGMTSNRYSQSKPGTEYQFQKMSVAPKISDLANDCVRSYYTEDTPALLSHAGSHSDLSVLSVNGENGTVKDYFSDINSNFSDDDEEEDEKLLDECVRFGMAKIAEAAKVDKNCCFSSVQTSSYQTEGASGSQHQDKAEANYSESPDDSESISSLSDDSYESEQALLQQCIQAGMPARPRPVQNESADLTPAEKALLQQCILEGMKKCRISPKKPPEDDTSELTEADQALLRQCILSGMPKNRNLTLGGPSGSRDSAELTESERSLLQQCIAAGMPKSRNGRKPQWMRRPKEERAEHTCCIHCPRNNQNRAMSRPKTKKRNKDKVQVRESREILYVTGQIFALRKDVVEKSRQEWI; encoded by the exons ATGATGGGTATAACAAACGCCTTTTCAAGTTTAGGGATAAACGAGAGGGAGGGGCCTAAGGAGAACTCACGAGGTAACACAATTCCAAAACAATACAGCACCATGAGTCTTCCGAATCTGTCATCACAAAGGCCTCAAGTTTATCACAGATTCATGCGCCCCAAATACTCGCGAATTATTTGCGACGACGAGATCGAGTCTAGCGAACAACCGGTCGACTTTAGTAAAAAGTATTGTGAGACAAAACTGCTCGCGAATGAATCGAAAACACTGAAAAACAGTAGCGGCAGTGGAACGTTCAATAAAGTGGTGAAAAGTTACAACAGCACGTTTACAATGTACGCAGAAACTGATTTAGATCAACCGACGGACTACTCGCTGAGGTACGCAGAGGACGACTCCGATTCGGAGCAGTGCaataaaatatcgaaaagCGAAACTACGGAATTTGTGCAAGACACTATCAAAACGTACTGCACCGAAGATACGCCCTACGAAACCCCTTTCAATTTCTCAACGTCCACCTCAATGTCGGACTTGAGAATCGACGAGAAAGGGGGCGCCGGTGGCAAGTTAGAGACCGAGTCGAAACCTGTGTTCTCCAAGTCAATAGAGACTGCGCACCAGAGCAAAATCAAATCAGAGTTCAGCTCTGGGTTGATGTCTCCGGAGAAACCCGTCAATTATTGCGACGAGGGTACTCCTGGGTACTTCTCGAGGGTGGACAGTTGCGGCTCGCTGAACTCCATGCCGGCGAGCGACCCGCCGAAGCAAGAACTCAAAGAACAAAACTTGGAGGAGGGGGAGAAAAATAAAGGCCCCAGGAGGATGGGCAAGTTTCCGTCGGAAACCACCAAAGCGGTAAAATTCGAAGAGGTGGTGAATTACGCCGAAGAGACGCCTCTGATGTTTTCCCGGTCGAGTTCTCTAGCCTCGCTGGACAGTATCGAGCAGCACTCCATACACGACGACCGCAGTTCGGTGGTGTCCGACTTCAGTCGGCTGACCAGCGGTCTGATCTCGCCGAGCGAGTTGCCAGACTCGCCGTCACAAACGGTGCCCCCCAGTCCCAGGCCCGCGAAGAGCCCTGTGGTCTTTCCCCCCTCGAAGAGGAAGACCAGGGAGTTGCCCCAGATCGCCCAGGATGCGCCAAAACTGAGCGTTTTCGAGGACGTGGTGACGAAATTCAAGGTGGAGAGCACACCTCTGCACCTCTCCGCGGCGACGAGTCTCAGCAGTTTGATCGATCCCGACGAGATCGACTCGAAGGGGCACCACAATTGTCGCCCATTGGGCGAAGGTGTCAGCCAGATAAAGAACGAGACGAATAATTTGGACATAAATCATGATTTGAGCGAGAGCTCGGAAGATGAGGATATCTTGGCGGCGTGCATTAACATCGGGATGCAAAATAACAG GTACAGTCAGCCCCCGCCAAACGAAGCCCCATCGACCAGCTACCAGTTCAAACACCCGGAAATCGGCGACCTCGCTAATGCAAGACCCGCTTTGAAGAAGCCCCCTCAACAGTTATCGATTCCGATTGAGGTGGATCAAGGTGGTCCTTTGCAAAAGTCGGATATAACGTGTGACTCGTTGAGGACTTACTGTACTGAAGACACACCAGCGGTGTTGAGTCACGCTGGGTCCCAGTCGGATCTCAGCGTTCTCTCGATTAATCCCGAggagaataaaattgaaagtaAAGCTGTTGCGGTCACAGATTTGAGTATGTTGCAACAGTCGAG TGTTGGGAAAGAGAGTGAAGAGGGACCGTCCGATGTCAAGGAGAGCG ACGACTTGAACATTTCGCTGGAGCTGGGAGAAGCCGAAAGTAACCACTTACGTCGCTCTCCATTTTCGTCTTTGAGCGACGACTCCGACGAGTCAGAACAAGCCCTCCTGCAAGAGTGCATCCTAGCAGGAATGCCCAAAAGCAACAGCTCCCCCGTACCCGCCATCCCAGACCCGTCCGAAATTCCAAACGATCCAAACCTGCTACAAAACGAAATCATCGAAAGCGAACCCTCAGACGACGAGGACGACGCCAACATCTTAGAGAATTGCATCAACATCGGAATGACGAGCAACCG TTACAGCCAGTCGAAACCCGGCACGGAGTACcagtttcaaaaaatgtccgTCGCCCCCAAGATCAGCGATCTGGCGAACGATTGTGTCCGGAGCTACTACACTGAAGACACTCCCGCGCTCTTGAGCCACGCTGGATCGCATTCGGATCTGAGCGTTCTCTCGGTGAACGGTGAAAACGGTACGGTCAAGGATTACTTTTCCGACATCAACAGCAACTTCTCTGATGATGACGAAGAAGAAGACGAGAAGTTGTTGGACGAGTGTGTTAGGTTTGGGATGGCGAAAATCGCGGAGGCGGCGAAAGTCGATAAAAA TTGTTGTTTTAGCAGTGTTCAGACGTCGAGTTATCAGACTGAGGGGGCCTCAGGGTCGCAGCACCAAGACAAAG CCGAGGCGAATTATTCGGAGAGCCCCGACGACTCCGAGTCGATCTCGTCCCTCAGCGACGACTCCTACGAGTCCGAGCAAGCCCTGTTGCAGCAGTGCATCCAGGCCGGCATGCCCGCGCGCCCCAGACCCGTCCAGAACGAATCCGCAGATCTCACCCCCGCGGAGAAGGCCCTGCTGCAGCAGTGCATCCTCGAGGGAATGAAGAAGTGCCGCATCAGCCCCAAGAAACCTCCCGAAGACGACACCTCCGAACTGACCGAAGCCGACCAAGCCCTCCTGCGCCAGTGCATCCTATCAGGGATGCCCAAAAACAGAAATCTGACGTTGGGGGGTCCGTCGGGGTCGCGCGACTCCGCCGAATTGACCGAGTCGGAGCGGTCGCTCTTGCAGCAGTGCATCGCGGCCGGCATGCCCAAGAGTCGCAACGGGAGGAAGCCCCAATGGATGCGGCGGCCGAAGGAGGAAAGGGCGGAGCACACTTGCTGCATTCATTGCCCCAGAAACAACCAGAACAGGGCGATGTCGAGGCCCAAGACGAAGAAGAGGAACAAGGACAAGGTGCAGGTCAGGGAGAGTCGCGAGATTTTGTACGTGACGGGGCAGATTTTCGCCCTGAGGAAGGACGTCGTGGAGAAGTCGCGACAGGAGTGGATCTAA